Below is a genomic region from Candidatus Binataceae bacterium.
AAGCTGTTCGCGGATGATGGCGTCTGGGAAGGCGATGGCATCGGCGCGCATAAGGGCCATGCCGCGATCCGCAAGCTGTTCGAAGGGTTTCGCGATCGAATCAGCTTCTCGCAGCACAACGTGATGAATCCGAGAATCGAGGTCGACGGCGATCGCGCCCGCGGCATCTGGTATTTCCTGGGGCCATTCACTTTCCGTAAAGGAAATCGCGCGAGATGGCTCGCGGCTCGCTACGAAGACGACTATGTCAAGGTGAACGGCGAGTGGAAATTCCAGCACCTGCGCGCGATCGGGCGGATGTCGGCTCCGTACGAGACCGGGTGGGCGAACCAGGAGGCTGGTTCGGCCGGGAAACCGATTTCCCGCGCCTGAAAGCTTCCTGTCACCGAACTTCAGCGGCTGACAGCGGCTCCGACGACAGATAGATCTGGTCTTCGCCTCAGCCGAAAAGCGGACGTTGATGCCGAGACTCGCCTCACCACGTCGATTTATAGAGGTCGGTTATCGCTCCGCTCTGTATGACCCGATCTCGGGAAACGTCACGGCAGAGCCAAACACGCTCATGCTCGACTGCAACGTATTGCAGCTTCGGGAAGCCCAGCGCTGTAGCAAGGTCCGAGTCAACGCTTGCCAGGGCAGTTCTTAAGCGATCACCAGGAAGAGAAGCAGCCAAAAGTGCGAATTCGTCCTCGGGCAGAGGTATTCGGTGCTAGTTGAGGC
It encodes:
- a CDS encoding nuclear transport factor 2 family protein is translated as MATTDLEKRITILEDIEAIKKLKARYCAVCDDDHNPDEITKLFADDGVWEGDGIGAHKGHAAIRKLFEGFRDRISFSQHNVMNPRIEVDGDRARGIWYFLGPFTFRKGNRARWLAARYEDDYVKVNGEWKFQHLRAIGRMSAPYETGWANQEAGSAGKPISRA